One part of the Tunicatimonas pelagia genome encodes these proteins:
- a CDS encoding GH3 auxin-responsive promoter family protein, protein MGIRSVLSKPLASWVAREQKKWSQEPEKSQDEVLKNLLAGVKNTLFGKDHHLQDVNSYEEFKQAVPIRDYEDLKPYVNRIIGGKSDVLWPGKPAYFAKTSGTTSGAKYIPITKDSIPNHINSARNALLSYVHDTGNSVFLDGKLIFLSGSPTLEEKGGIPLGRLSGLVNHHVPQYLRTNQMPSYETNCIEDWETKLGRIVDETINQNMTLISGIPPWVQMYFDWLIERTGKPIKDIFPNFSVFVHGGVNYAPYRQKMLESIGKPIDSIETYPASEGFIAYQDSQSAEGLLMLLKSGIFFEFIPADEFFDENPTRLSIHDVEIGKNYALILNSNAGLWGYSIGDTVKFVSKYPHRLVVSGRIKHFISAFGEHVIGEEVEKAMNHALAQFPEAKVVEFTVAPQVNPTEGLPLHEWYVEFAQPPADIPSFSNVIDQQLQQLNPYYDDLISGSILRSLEIRPLQKDGFRQYMKSQGRLGGQNKVPRLSNDRKLAEGLESFLNKSKK, encoded by the coding sequence ATGGGTATACGATCTGTTTTAAGTAAACCACTGGCAAGCTGGGTGGCTCGAGAGCAAAAAAAATGGAGCCAGGAACCGGAAAAGTCGCAAGACGAGGTGCTAAAGAATTTGCTGGCCGGAGTAAAAAATACGCTCTTTGGCAAAGATCACCATCTGCAAGACGTAAACTCTTACGAGGAATTTAAGCAGGCCGTACCCATTCGCGATTACGAAGACCTGAAGCCCTACGTGAATCGCATTATTGGTGGAAAATCGGATGTGCTGTGGCCGGGGAAACCAGCTTACTTTGCTAAAACCTCGGGTACGACTTCCGGAGCGAAGTATATTCCCATTACGAAAGATTCTATTCCTAACCATATTAACTCGGCTCGTAATGCGCTACTAAGCTACGTACACGATACGGGTAATTCCGTCTTTTTAGACGGTAAACTTATTTTCCTATCGGGCAGCCCAACGTTGGAAGAAAAGGGCGGCATTCCATTGGGGCGTTTATCCGGTTTGGTCAATCATCATGTGCCTCAGTACTTACGAACGAACCAAATGCCTTCTTACGAAACCAATTGTATTGAAGATTGGGAAACCAAGCTGGGGCGTATCGTAGACGAAACGATTAATCAGAATATGACGCTGATTTCGGGCATACCGCCCTGGGTGCAGATGTACTTTGACTGGCTGATTGAGCGAACGGGTAAACCAATTAAAGACATCTTCCCTAACTTCTCGGTGTTTGTACACGGCGGAGTGAATTACGCTCCTTACCGCCAGAAAATGCTGGAGTCTATTGGCAAACCAATTGATAGCATTGAAACCTACCCAGCTTCCGAAGGCTTTATTGCCTACCAAGATTCACAATCAGCCGAGGGACTGTTGATGCTGCTGAAAAGCGGTATTTTCTTCGAGTTTATTCCTGCCGATGAGTTCTTCGACGAAAACCCTACTCGGCTTTCCATTCACGATGTAGAAATAGGTAAAAACTACGCTCTAATCCTCAACAGCAACGCCGGGCTGTGGGGCTACTCCATTGGCGATACGGTAAAGTTCGTTTCTAAGTATCCGCATCGCTTGGTAGTGTCTGGACGAATTAAACATTTTATCTCTGCCTTTGGCGAGCACGTGATTGGCGAAGAAGTGGAAAAAGCCATGAATCATGCCCTGGCCCAATTCCCTGAGGCCAAAGTCGTAGAATTCACCGTAGCCCCCCAAGTAAACCCTACCGAAGGGTTGCCACTGCACGAATGGTACGTGGAATTTGCCCAACCTCCGGCTGACATCCCGTCCTTTTCTAATGTGATTGACCAACAATTACAACAGCTAAACCCTTATTATGATGATCTGATTTCCGGTAGTATTCTCCGATCGCTAGAAATCAGACCACTACAGAAGGACGGTTTCCGTCAGTATATGAAGAGTCAAGGTAGGTTAGGCGGACAAAACAAAGTGCCCCGCTTATCAAATGATCGTAAACTGGCTGAGGGACTAGAATCTTTTCTGAATAAATCTAAAAAATAG
- a CDS encoding FAD-binding and (Fe-S)-binding domain-containing protein: MTEITAATNNLITTLQAEIQGDVLADEYSLGLYATDASVYQIRPQAVVLPKNTEDVKVALREARKHNITILPRGGGTSLAGQTTGNSLVLDFSKYMNQVLEVNEEERWVRVQPGLVRDVLNEHLKPYRLHFAPDPATSSRANVGGMVGNNSSGTKSILYGKTVDHVLEAQVLLADGTELDLKELNPEEYQHKIAQGDREGEIYQRFQEVVEGNKKEIEQRFPKVMRRVGGYNLDEFIRTDHWNLSKLVCGSEGTLATTLELKLNLEPLPTFKSVCVVHFATVLEAIQAVEPMLRYTPAAVEILDSTVVELSRSNLTTQRSCHFIERHPAAILIVEFYGDDAQEVLERPQRMIEELKQLSMGYAYPLFPEGKDYNDVWLIRKKGLGLMLGIKGNKKPLPFIEDAGIPTSVLPEYIDRVLKICKKHQTEVAMYAHASVGVIHVRPILDLRLNEDIERFQKIADETFALVQHYGGSWSGEHGDGLVRSAYNEEFFGTKLYQAFREVKQLFDPENRMNPGKIVDAQPITENLRYGASYQDKSFPTEYQYREDESFENAVHMCTGVGECRKILGGTMCPSFKATRDEEHSTRGRANALRLAMSGQLNGGGITSHRLREVLDLCLSCKACKSECPSNVDMAKLKSEVSQQYYNEHRASIRDNMIRLSSDVARKFSGWPAKLVNKIQRSSWFRGRLEKIAGFDPRRILPEMASETFAQWLSKNAQPPKPGSPQVALFADTYLNYHEPQVGIAAYELLTACGYEVLLAETGCCQRPKISHGFLREAKQEGGKTIKNLDTYLANDIPVVVCEPSCASALNDDLPDLIEDEALAQRLQNGVQMIDQFLFREQAAGKIDVEFTTSSSEVLIHGHCHQKALYGTQAMKNLLETVPDLRVSEVDSGCCGMAGSFGYEKEHYELSEKIGSSVLFPAVKNADSATQIVACGFSCRHQLKHFTDRKAKHWVETIQVKKKVT, from the coding sequence ATGACCGAGATAACCGCTGCGACCAATAACCTAATCACTACGCTTCAGGCTGAAATCCAGGGTGATGTATTAGCTGACGAATACAGCCTAGGACTTTATGCTACCGATGCTAGTGTGTATCAGATTCGTCCGCAAGCGGTGGTACTACCCAAAAATACTGAAGACGTAAAAGTGGCTTTGCGCGAAGCTCGAAAGCACAATATCACAATTTTGCCTCGGGGGGGTGGTACTAGTTTGGCGGGACAAACTACCGGAAATTCGCTGGTGCTGGATTTTTCCAAGTACATGAATCAGGTTCTGGAAGTGAACGAGGAAGAACGGTGGGTGAGAGTGCAACCGGGGCTAGTACGAGATGTGCTAAACGAACATCTAAAACCTTATCGATTGCACTTTGCTCCCGATCCAGCTACCTCCAGTCGGGCTAACGTAGGTGGTATGGTCGGCAATAATTCTTCTGGAACCAAAAGTATTTTGTACGGAAAGACGGTCGATCATGTACTGGAAGCCCAAGTGCTTTTAGCCGATGGAACTGAGCTTGACCTAAAAGAGCTAAACCCCGAAGAATATCAACATAAAATAGCCCAAGGAGATCGGGAAGGAGAGATTTACCAGCGGTTTCAAGAGGTAGTTGAGGGTAATAAGAAGGAAATAGAGCAGCGGTTTCCGAAAGTGATGCGACGGGTAGGCGGGTACAATCTGGATGAATTTATTCGTACTGATCACTGGAACCTAAGCAAGTTGGTCTGCGGCAGTGAAGGAACGCTAGCAACCACCTTAGAACTCAAGTTGAATCTAGAGCCGTTGCCTACTTTCAAATCAGTGTGCGTGGTACACTTTGCCACCGTACTGGAAGCCATTCAGGCGGTGGAACCCATGTTGCGATATACTCCGGCGGCGGTAGAAATACTGGATAGTACCGTGGTGGAGCTAAGTCGGAGTAATCTAACCACTCAGCGAAGCTGCCATTTTATTGAAAGACATCCAGCCGCTATTCTGATTGTAGAATTTTACGGGGATGATGCCCAAGAAGTGCTGGAGCGACCGCAGCGGATGATCGAGGAATTGAAACAACTTAGCATGGGCTACGCCTACCCACTGTTTCCTGAAGGAAAAGATTACAATGACGTTTGGCTGATCCGTAAGAAAGGGCTAGGGCTGATGCTAGGCATCAAAGGCAACAAAAAACCTTTGCCGTTCATCGAGGATGCTGGGATTCCTACCTCGGTGCTACCGGAGTATATTGATCGGGTACTGAAGATTTGCAAAAAGCACCAGACTGAAGTTGCCATGTACGCCCACGCCAGTGTCGGGGTTATTCACGTGCGGCCCATTCTGGATTTACGACTGAACGAGGATATTGAACGGTTCCAAAAGATCGCTGACGAAACTTTTGCGCTAGTACAGCACTACGGGGGTTCGTGGAGCGGTGAACACGGTGATGGACTAGTCCGCTCGGCTTACAACGAAGAATTCTTCGGAACGAAACTTTACCAAGCCTTCCGAGAGGTAAAGCAATTGTTTGACCCTGAGAACCGGATGAATCCGGGCAAGATTGTAGATGCCCAGCCCATCACTGAAAACCTCCGTTACGGTGCCAGCTATCAGGATAAGTCCTTTCCTACTGAATATCAGTATCGGGAAGACGAAAGTTTTGAGAATGCGGTGCATATGTGTACTGGAGTAGGAGAGTGCCGGAAAATCTTGGGAGGAACCATGTGTCCCAGCTTCAAGGCCACTCGCGACGAAGAGCACTCTACCCGCGGACGAGCCAATGCGCTTCGTTTAGCCATGTCGGGACAACTAAATGGCGGAGGTATTACCAGCCATCGGCTGCGCGAGGTGCTGGATCTTTGTCTCTCCTGCAAAGCCTGCAAATCGGAGTGCCCCAGTAACGTGGATATGGCGAAACTCAAAAGTGAGGTCAGCCAGCAGTACTACAATGAGCATAGAGCTTCTATACGGGATAACATGATCCGTCTCTCATCCGATGTAGCCCGAAAGTTTAGTGGTTGGCCCGCTAAGCTGGTAAATAAGATACAACGGAGTTCATGGTTTCGGGGCAGATTGGAAAAAATAGCTGGTTTCGATCCAAGAAGAATATTACCAGAAATGGCTTCTGAAACTTTTGCCCAATGGTTATCTAAAAATGCCCAGCCTCCTAAACCAGGTTCACCCCAAGTGGCACTGTTTGCGGATACCTATCTCAATTATCATGAACCGCAGGTGGGGATTGCCGCTTACGAACTGCTCACGGCTTGTGGCTACGAAGTACTACTCGCCGAAACCGGTTGTTGCCAACGTCCCAAAATTTCCCACGGATTCCTGCGTGAAGCCAAACAAGAAGGAGGTAAAACCATAAAGAATCTGGACACTTATCTGGCTAATGACATTCCAGTAGTGGTGTGTGAGCCTAGTTGTGCTTCTGCCCTGAATGATGACCTGCCCGATTTGATTGAAGACGAAGCCTTGGCTCAGCGATTGCAAAACGGGGTGCAGATGATTGATCAGTTTCTGTTTCGAGAGCAGGCAGCCGGGAAAATTGATGTTGAGTTTACCACTTCTTCTTCCGAAGTGCTTATTCACGGTCACTGCCACCAGAAAGCCCTGTACGGTACTCAAGCCATGAAAAATCTGTTGGAAACTGTACCTGATTTGCGCGTGAGCGAGGTGGATTCTGGCTGCTGTGGTATGGCAGGTTCTTTCGGCTACGAAAAAGAACACTACGAACTTTCTGAGAAAATCGGCTCTTCAGTGTTGTTTCCTGCGGTTAAGAACGCTGATAGTGCTACGCAAATTGTAGCCTGTGGCTTTAGCTGTCGCCATCAGCTTAAGCACTTCACTGATAGAAAAGCGAAGCACTGGGTAGAAACAATTCAGGTGAAGAAGAAAGTAACTTAG
- a CDS encoding tryptophan 2,3-dioxygenase family protein: protein MEEQDSSSELLKKLEQLSAKYEQNGQNVSDYLDSMMHTRYLNYWDYVQLETLLSLQRPKTDVKDEMIFVAYHQITELYFKLILWELAQLTDGSVTEPKVFLDKIQRLNRYFHQLESSFSIMTKGMEHRQFNEFRMALIPSSGFQSVQYRLIELHSTDAINLVHPDHVLWLSSESTDQDFLDQLYWKAGARDVETGEKTLMIRQFEEKYDEVLLDAMTEARDRNLRQQIQPFIQNGEALSEQIIEELRTYDQLANVYWPLAHFRTAVRYLVNGKEDKPATGGTNWRQYLPPRYQRIIFFPELWTDEEKDDWGKSWVLEHAPLEE from the coding sequence ATGGAAGAGCAAGACTCATCGTCTGAACTGCTTAAGAAATTAGAACAGCTATCGGCTAAATACGAGCAAAACGGTCAAAACGTGTCTGACTACTTAGATAGCATGATGCATACCCGGTACCTCAATTACTGGGATTATGTTCAACTAGAAACTTTGCTGAGTTTACAACGGCCTAAAACGGATGTTAAAGACGAGATGATCTTCGTCGCATACCATCAGATTACGGAGCTGTATTTCAAGTTAATTCTGTGGGAATTAGCGCAGTTAACCGATGGTTCGGTGACTGAACCGAAAGTATTCTTGGATAAAATTCAACGCCTCAACCGCTATTTTCATCAGCTAGAAAGCTCATTCTCGATCATGACTAAGGGAATGGAGCATCGGCAATTCAATGAATTTCGGATGGCTTTGATACCTTCCAGTGGATTTCAGTCGGTGCAGTATCGGCTTATTGAGTTACACTCTACTGATGCTATCAATCTGGTACACCCCGACCACGTGTTGTGGCTCTCATCAGAAAGTACCGACCAGGATTTTTTAGATCAACTGTACTGGAAAGCGGGGGCGCGGGATGTGGAAACCGGAGAAAAAACCTTGATGATCCGGCAGTTTGAAGAAAAATACGATGAGGTGTTGCTGGATGCAATGACCGAGGCTCGCGACCGTAATTTACGTCAGCAGATCCAGCCATTTATTCAGAACGGCGAGGCTCTTTCTGAGCAGATTATTGAAGAACTGCGTACCTACGATCAATTAGCCAACGTATACTGGCCACTAGCTCACTTTAGAACTGCCGTTCGCTATCTGGTGAATGGCAAAGAAGACAAACCTGCTACCGGTGGTACCAACTGGCGACAGTACCTCCCCCCTCGCTACCAGCGAATTATTTTCTTCCCTGAACTATGGACCGATGAGGAAAAAGATGACTGGGGTAAATCTTGGGTGCTAGAACACGCTCCGTTGGAAGAGTAA
- a CDS encoding 1-deoxy-D-xylulose-5-phosphate reductoisomerase, translating into MKNDNQPRHIAILGSTGSIGTQALEVIEQHPDRFEVEVLTAHRNADLLIQQSVKFQPNTVVIVDEAQYEKVQQALGPHGIKVYAGAKSLASVVEMEAIDLVLTATVGYAGLLPTIKAIEANKHIALANKETLVVAGELITKLAQENGVNLYPVDSEHSAIFQCLVGEFHNPIEKIILTASGGPFRGKTREELIQVTKAQALKHPNWDMGAKVTIDSASLMNKGLEVMEAKWLFGLKPEQIEVIVHPQSIIHSLVQFQDSSMKAQMGLPDMRVPIQFALGYPERLPSDFPRFNFLDYPELTFEQPDTGTFRNLALAYDAMQRGGNSPCVLNAANEIAVSEFLRDKLGFLNMSDVVETCLAEISFIEHPTYEDYVKTDEETRIKALELIK; encoded by the coding sequence TTGAAGAACGACAATCAACCCCGACACATCGCCATTCTTGGCTCGACGGGCTCTATTGGTACGCAAGCGTTGGAAGTCATCGAGCAGCACCCTGACCGGTTTGAGGTGGAAGTGCTGACGGCTCACCGCAACGCTGACCTACTTATTCAGCAGAGCGTCAAATTTCAGCCCAATACAGTAGTGATTGTGGATGAAGCGCAGTACGAAAAAGTACAGCAAGCCCTTGGTCCGCACGGTATTAAAGTTTACGCTGGAGCCAAATCGCTAGCCTCAGTAGTAGAAATGGAAGCGATTGATCTGGTGCTTACCGCTACGGTGGGCTACGCCGGTCTGCTGCCAACTATCAAAGCAATTGAGGCGAATAAGCATATTGCGTTGGCCAATAAAGAAACACTAGTCGTTGCGGGTGAGCTGATTACTAAACTGGCTCAAGAAAATGGAGTCAATTTGTATCCAGTAGATTCGGAGCACTCAGCCATTTTTCAGTGTTTGGTAGGGGAGTTTCATAACCCAATTGAGAAAATTATTCTCACTGCTTCCGGTGGGCCATTTCGGGGAAAAACGCGGGAAGAACTGATTCAAGTAACCAAAGCACAGGCACTGAAGCACCCTAATTGGGATATGGGCGCGAAAGTTACAATCGATTCGGCTTCGTTGATGAATAAGGGGCTGGAAGTGATGGAAGCGAAGTGGTTGTTTGGGCTTAAACCCGAGCAGATTGAGGTGATTGTTCACCCGCAATCGATCATCCATTCGCTAGTGCAGTTTCAGGATAGCTCGATGAAGGCTCAAATGGGTTTGCCCGATATGCGGGTGCCTATTCAGTTTGCCCTCGGTTATCCTGAACGTCTGCCCTCGGACTTTCCCCGCTTTAATTTTCTGGACTATCCTGAGCTTACGTTTGAGCAACCGGATACGGGCACATTTCGTAATTTGGCACTAGCCTACGATGCCATGCAGCGAGGCGGCAATTCACCCTGTGTGCTGAATGCAGCGAATGAAATTGCGGTTTCCGAATTTTTGCGCGATAAACTTGGTTTCCTAAACATGTCTGATGTTGTAGAGACCTGTTTGGCGGAAATTTCGTTTATTGAGCACCCTACCTACGAAGACTACGTTAAGACTGACGAAGAGACACGAATCAAAGCATTAGAATTAATAAAATAA
- a CDS encoding vWA domain-containing protein: MRIITVLLLLSIIFFSCEDGSDDPAYPGSPNALSYYADEVGGISANPDPVAGERYNEYVENPFVKVAESPVSTFSVDADGGSYANVRRFLTNQMTPPPAAIRAEEFINYFPLDYADPTGNTPIAINGEVSTCPWNNENQLIRIGIKGKSVEQADFPVGNLVLLVDVSGSMGSPDKLPLLQESLKLFVEEMRPEDKIALVTYAGSAGVVLDATAGTEKAKILQAITSLSSGGSTAGAQGIITAYEIAERNFLEDGNNRVIIASDGDFNVGPSSQEELIELIESKRDKGIFLTVLGMGTGNFNDAAMEQIANHGNGTYEYIDQLEQAKKVFIYEYGKFLTVAKDVKVQVSFNEETVESYRLIGYENRLLEEEDFTDDTKDAAEIGAGQTITALYEIVPSQNNSPALRQEPIFTIDFRYKNANENESAPLQLAIFDEGNTFSQASENLRFAASAVGFAMLLRDSEYKGTLDYPQLLEWSRQATRFDPHGFRQEFITLVQQASTLR, encoded by the coding sequence ATGCGAATTATTACTGTTTTACTTCTGCTCTCGATTATCTTTTTTAGTTGTGAAGACGGGAGCGATGATCCGGCCTACCCCGGTTCACCTAACGCATTATCGTACTACGCTGATGAGGTTGGCGGCATTTCAGCTAACCCTGACCCGGTGGCGGGAGAACGGTACAACGAATACGTGGAAAATCCATTCGTAAAAGTAGCCGAAAGTCCGGTTTCTACTTTTTCGGTAGATGCTGACGGTGGCTCTTACGCTAATGTTCGCCGATTTTTAACCAATCAAATGACCCCACCTCCGGCAGCTATTCGCGCCGAAGAGTTCATCAATTACTTTCCGCTCGATTATGCTGACCCTACCGGTAACACCCCGATTGCTATTAATGGCGAAGTCAGTACTTGCCCCTGGAACAACGAAAATCAGTTGATTAGAATTGGAATTAAGGGTAAGTCCGTAGAACAAGCTGATTTCCCAGTGGGAAATTTGGTTTTGTTGGTCGATGTATCGGGGTCAATGGGTTCACCCGATAAGCTGCCGCTATTGCAGGAAAGCCTAAAGCTTTTTGTGGAAGAAATGCGTCCGGAAGATAAAATTGCACTGGTTACCTACGCTGGTAGTGCCGGAGTAGTGCTGGATGCTACTGCCGGAACTGAAAAAGCAAAAATTCTACAAGCCATTACTTCTCTTTCTTCGGGCGGCAGCACTGCAGGTGCTCAGGGCATCATCACGGCCTACGAAATTGCCGAGCGTAATTTTTTAGAAGACGGTAACAATCGGGTTATCATCGCCAGTGATGGTGACTTCAATGTTGGCCCTTCCAGCCAAGAAGAGCTGATTGAATTAATTGAGTCGAAGCGAGATAAGGGAATATTCTTAACAGTGCTGGGAATGGGAACGGGTAATTTTAATGATGCGGCGATGGAACAAATCGCCAACCACGGAAACGGTACTTACGAGTACATTGACCAACTGGAACAGGCGAAGAAAGTATTTATCTACGAGTACGGCAAATTCTTAACCGTAGCCAAAGATGTAAAGGTGCAAGTGAGCTTCAATGAAGAAACGGTAGAGTCCTACCGCCTCATTGGGTACGAAAACCGACTGTTGGAAGAAGAAGACTTTACTGATGACACCAAGGATGCCGCCGAAATTGGGGCGGGACAAACCATTACCGCATTGTATGAGATTGTTCCTAGTCAGAATAATTCTCCGGCACTGCGCCAGGAACCTATCTTCACTATTGATTTTCGCTATAAAAACGCCAACGAAAATGAGAGTGCCCCGCTACAGTTGGCGATATTTGACGAAGGGAACACGTTTAGTCAAGCTTCGGAAAATCTTCGGTTCGCTGCATCTGCCGTCGGTTTTGCTATGCTTTTGAGAGACTCTGAGTATAAAGGAACATTAGATTACCCCCAGCTACTGGAGTGGAGTCGGCAAGCTACCCGCTTTGATCCTCACGGTTTTCGGCAAGAGTTTATAACATTAGTGCAACAAGCTAGCACACTACGCTAA
- the dapA gene encoding 4-hydroxy-tetrahydrodipicolinate synthase yields the protein MAKLFRGTYTAVITPFTPSNEIDWVAFEKIVEQQIAGGITGLVFVGTTGESPTLSHDEHREILRWSVQVVNQRCQVIHGTGSNNTRETIEFAEVASEAGADAQLVINPYYNKPTQEGLYRHFSAVAHATDLPIIIYNIKGRTAVNLETETLLRLLIHKSIVGVKEASGDLAQIMDVIRHTPEDFCVLSGDDALTLPILACGGDGVISVVSNCVPGSFRSCVQNYLDGNLVAAQKQFYSLLPLMQLSMMETNPIPIKAIMHHLEYCSSQVRLPLCEPTEATQQAIEEALNSIQQMELN from the coding sequence ATGGCAAAACTTTTCCGAGGAACCTATACCGCAGTAATCACTCCCTTCACTCCTTCTAATGAAATTGATTGGGTGGCATTCGAGAAAATTGTAGAACAGCAGATTGCCGGAGGCATTACTGGCTTAGTCTTCGTCGGAACTACGGGCGAAAGCCCTACCCTGTCGCACGATGAGCATCGGGAAATTCTTCGCTGGTCGGTACAAGTGGTCAACCAGCGGTGCCAAGTGATCCACGGAACCGGCTCAAACAATACCCGAGAAACCATTGAGTTTGCTGAAGTTGCTTCCGAAGCCGGAGCCGACGCTCAGTTGGTTATCAACCCTTACTATAATAAACCCACCCAAGAAGGATTATACCGTCATTTTTCCGCGGTAGCCCACGCGACCGATTTACCCATTATCATCTACAATATTAAAGGGCGTACCGCCGTCAATCTGGAAACGGAAACCCTGCTACGCTTGCTAATACATAAATCCATTGTCGGAGTAAAAGAGGCCAGCGGTGACCTAGCCCAAATTATGGATGTGATTCGGCATACACCCGAAGATTTCTGCGTACTTTCCGGCGATGATGCACTCACTTTACCAATTTTAGCCTGCGGGGGCGACGGGGTGATTTCCGTAGTCTCTAACTGTGTTCCGGGCAGCTTCCGCAGTTGCGTGCAAAACTATCTCGATGGAAACTTAGTGGCCGCCCAAAAGCAGTTCTATTCGCTACTGCCATTAATGCAGCTAAGTATGATGGAAACCAATCCTATTCCGATTAAAGCCATTATGCATCATTTAGAGTACTGCTCATCGCAGGTGCGACTACCGCTCTGTGAACCGACCGAGGCTACGCAGCAAGCCATTGAAGAAGCTCTCAATAGTATCCAACAGATGGAGCTTAACTAA
- the rseP gene encoding RIP metalloprotease RseP has protein sequence MEGLIMAAQLLLGLSILVGLHELGHLLTAKMFGMRVEQYYIGFPPKIFGFRYGETEYNLGAIPLGGFVKITGMIDESLDTKKLSEEPKPWEFRSKPAWQRLIVMMGGIIVNVVTGIIIFIFLTYKYGDTYIPRDEVLENGIVAYDLGQEIGLQTGDKILKVNGEEYVKFSDLTSANVLLADDAYYTVERNGQTLDIPVPTGFLDKFSDKEAARNFIQVRMPFEVGELVEGGNAEKAGLRVGDKVLSVDGKPIAFFHELRDVLAEKKNTTVMIEVYRSDNSAIENQVAEPVTLQVDVNENGNIGFYQKPQIALGRTEYTLAESIPQGTSDAFNIIWVNVRAIGKIFKGEVSASKSLSGPIGIAQIFGGEWDWVRFWRITGLLSMVLAFMNFLPIPALDGGHVAFLSYEMISGRKPSDKFLEGAQKVGMVLLLGLMTFAIFNDIFKAFF, from the coding sequence ATGGAAGGTTTAATAATGGCGGCGCAGTTGCTGCTGGGTTTATCTATTTTGGTGGGATTGCATGAGCTAGGTCACTTACTCACCGCCAAAATGTTCGGAATGCGGGTTGAGCAATACTACATTGGTTTTCCCCCTAAAATATTTGGCTTTCGCTACGGCGAAACTGAGTATAATCTAGGAGCTATACCCTTAGGTGGCTTTGTAAAGATTACCGGAATGATTGATGAATCGCTAGATACTAAGAAGTTAAGTGAAGAACCAAAACCCTGGGAGTTTAGGTCGAAGCCCGCTTGGCAACGCTTAATCGTGATGATGGGAGGTATTATCGTCAATGTAGTTACCGGTATTATCATTTTTATTTTTCTAACCTACAAGTACGGCGATACTTACATTCCCCGCGACGAGGTACTGGAAAATGGTATTGTCGCGTATGATTTGGGCCAGGAAATTGGCTTGCAAACCGGCGATAAAATCCTGAAAGTGAATGGAGAGGAGTACGTAAAGTTCTCGGATTTAACTAGTGCTAATGTGCTTTTGGCTGATGATGCTTACTATACGGTAGAGCGTAATGGACAAACATTAGATATTCCAGTACCTACTGGTTTCTTAGATAAATTCTCAGATAAAGAAGCGGCTCGAAACTTTATTCAGGTGCGAATGCCGTTTGAGGTAGGAGAGTTGGTGGAAGGTGGTAACGCTGAAAAAGCAGGCTTACGGGTAGGAGATAAGGTTCTTTCGGTTGATGGTAAACCAATAGCATTTTTTCACGAACTACGAGATGTATTGGCTGAGAAGAAGAATACAACTGTTATGATTGAGGTATACCGTTCAGATAATAGTGCTATTGAGAATCAGGTAGCTGAACCAGTGACACTTCAAGTGGATGTAAACGAGAATGGGAATATAGGTTTTTACCAAAAGCCCCAAATAGCTTTAGGTCGCACTGAATACACCTTGGCAGAATCTATTCCTCAGGGAACCAGCGATGCATTCAATATAATTTGGGTGAACGTGCGCGCTATCGGTAAGATCTTTAAAGGTGAGGTTTCTGCCTCCAAATCGTTAAGTGGTCCAATCGGTATTGCCCAAATCTTTGGCGGTGAGTGGGACTGGGTACGTTTTTGGCGCATAACCGGATTGCTATCTATGGTGCTAGCCTTTATGAATTTTTTGCCTATTCCGGCTCTAGACGGTGGTCACGTAGCATTCTTAAGCTACGAAATGATCTCTGGTCGTAAACCTTCCGATAAGTTCTTAGAAGGAGCCCAAAAAGTAGGAATGGTACTGCTGCTCGGTCTAATGACCTTTGCCATCTTCAATGATATTTTCAAGGCGTTTTTTTAA